Proteins from one Cryptomeria japonica chromosome 4, Sugi_1.0, whole genome shotgun sequence genomic window:
- the LOC131070962 gene encoding brefeldin A-inhibited guanine nucleotide-exchange protein 2 isoform X2 — translation MTVMLNLQIFLKEICRMVNGLLKTAQGVHPGAATILSPVQDATFKLEAIKCLVGICRSMGVWMNRQLHMPDSQLPRTSVADDQNSDTTNTSPANGTGEDAANGVQLLGETNKDISEAATFEQRRAYKLELQEGISLFNRKPGKGIEFLVNAKKIGDTPEEIATFLKKASGLNQTMIGDYLGEREGLPLRVMHAYADSFDFEGMEFDQAIRSFLQGFRLPGEAQKIDRIMEKFSERYCKCYPKAFSSADTAYVLAYSVILLNTDAHNPMVKNKMSKADFLRNNRGIDDGKDLPEGYLGSLYDRIVKSEIKMKADTLTLPSKQPTNENKILGLDSILNLVIRKRGDEKVMQKNDELIRHMQEQFKAKTGKSESVYHAATDIEILRFMLEVCWAPMLAAFSVTLGQTDDEVSTFECLQGFRYAIQATAVMGMQTQRDAFVTSLAKFTSLHSAADIKQKNIGALKAIITIADEDGNYLQGAWEHILTCLSRFEQLHLLGEGAPPDATFFTVPQNELEKIKHPLSPVFHSQKRKGAGQLQHAVTAGTIARRGSYDSVGVGGNASGIVTPEQMNNLVSNLNMLEQIGNFEMNCIFVHSERLNSEAIVDFVKALCKVSIEELRSPTDPRVFSLTKIVEIAHYNMNRIRLVWSRIWNVLSSFFVTVGCSENLSIAIFVMDSLRQLAMKFLEREELANYNFQNEFMKPFVIVIQQSSSIEIRELVIRCVSQMVLARVNNIKSGWKSMFMVFTIAAADDHKNIVLLAFETIEKIVRDYFPYIIETETTTFTDCVNCLIAFMNTRFNKDISLNAIAFLRFCALKLAEGRLISSLKNKDKEKFVKPGVPLASGCNGDIDSPKFTDKDDHLSFWSPLLAGFSKLTFDPRPDIRKSALQTLFDTLQHHGHLFSPALWERVFESVLFPLFFYVPHDSSPVSSSLRSNDLESKYTDLNEDDWISDTFTLALQLVVDLFVKFYPLVNLLLGNMLKHLTTIIKRPIQNLAGIGVSAFIRLMNNAGTLFSDDEWQQVLSFLKTTAEETVPEFAQIVYIMADIETSDSAEEDPTKSSNPVFVNGTISTQEAENRDENRLRLAVSDAKCRTAVQLLLIQVIMEIHNRHGERLSAANTIALLDIPYSIAVHAHNVNSDYPLRLKVQEVNSITQMPDPPLLSLESESYQAFLKLLQNVAHDKPILAKEIEVESRLVQLCEDVLQVYINAATPEPFSGSYDDLAKAHRIIPLHSARRSELASRAPLVVATLQAISQLKIATFKRYLSRLFPLLSSLISCEHGTGEVQLALSNILSSCIGQILLQA, via the exons TTACAAACTGGAACTACAG GAAGGGATTTCACTTTTCAACAGAAAGCCAGGTAAGGGCATTGAATTTCTTGTCAATGCAAAAAAGATTGGGGACACACCTGAGGAGATAGCAACATTCTTGAAAAAAGCTTCTGGCTTGAATCAGACTATGATTGGGGATTATTTAGGAGAAAGGGAAGGTCTTCCTCTGAGAGTCATGCATGCATATGCTGACTCTTTTGATTTTGAAGGAATGGAATTTGATCAAGCAATTAGGTCTTTTTTACAAGGTTTCAGATTACCTGGTGAAGCACAGAAAATTGATCGCATTATGGAAAAATTTTCAGAGCGCTATTGCAAATGCTATCCAAAGGCATTTTCTAGTGCAGACACTGCATACGTGCTTGCTTATTCTGTGATCTTGCTCAACACAGATGCACACAATCCAATGGTCAAAAACAAG ATGTCAAAAGCTGATTTTTTAAGAAACAATAGAGGAATAGATGATGGAAAGGATTTACCAGAAGGTTACCTTGGTTCTTTATATGATCGTATAGTAAAGTCAGAGATCAAAATGAAAGCAGATACCTTAACTCTTCCGAGTAAACAGCCTACCAATGAAAACAAGATTTTGGGTTTAGACAGTATACTTAATCTAGTCATTCGTAAGCGTGGGGATGAGAAAGTAATGCAGAAGAATGACGAGCTTATTAGACATATGCAAGAACAATTTAAAGCAAAGACTGGCAAATCTGA GTCAGTATATCATGCTGCCACAGATATAGAAATCTTGAGGTTCATGTTGGAGGTTTGCTGGGCTCCAATGCTAGCAGCATTTAGTGTTACTCTGGGCCAAACTGATGATGAAGTGTCAACATTTGAGTGTCTTCAAGGCTTCCGTTATGCAATTCAGGCTACAGCTGTCATGGGTATGCAAACTCAACGTGATGCTTTTGTCACTTCACTTGCAAAGTTCACATCTCTCCACTCGGCTGCTGACATTAAGCAGAAGAATATTGGTGCCCTCAAG GCCATTATCACTATTGCTGACGAAGATGGTAACTATCTCCAAGGGGCCTGGGAACATATTTTAACATGTCTCTCTCGTTTTGAGCAGTTGCATCTGTTGGGAGAGGGTGCTCCTCCAGATGCCACCTTTTTTACAGTGCCTCAAAATGAATTAGAAAAGATCAAGCATCCTTTATCCCCTGTTTTCCATTCACAAAAGAGAAAGGGAGCAGGTCAGCTCCAACATGCAGTAACAGCAGGTACAATTGCCCGACGGGGATCATATGATAGTGTTGGTGTTGGGGGTAATGCTTCAGGAATAGTAACCCCAGAGCAGATGAACAATTTAGTTTCCAACTTGAACATGCTTGAACAGATTGGCAATTTTGAGATGAATTGCATATTTGTTCATAGTGAGAGGTTGAACAGTGAGGCAATAGTTGATTTTGTAAAGGCCCTTTGCAAGGTCTCAATAGAAGAGCTGCGCTCTCCTACTGACCCTCGAGTTTTCAGCCTCACCAAGATTGTGGAAATTGC GCATTATAATATGAACCGCATCAGGCTGGTTTGGTCTCGTATCTGGAATGTGCTATCAAGTTTCTTTGTCACCGTTGGATGCTCAGAAAATCTTTCTATTGCTATTTTTGTGATGGATTCTCTACGGCAGCTAGCCATGAAATTTTTAGAACGTGAGGAGCTTGCAAATTATAATTTTCAGAATGAATTCATGAAACCATTTGTGATTGTTATTCAACAGAGCAGCTCCATAGAAATCAGGGAATTAGTTATCCGATGTGTTTCTCAAATGGTTTTAGCACGTGTCAACAATATTAAATCGGGATGGAAAAGCATGTTCATG GTATTTACAATAGCAGCGGCAGATGATCACAAGAATATTGTGCTTTTGGCATTTGAGACCATTGAAAAAATAGTACGAGATTATTTTCCTTACATAATTGAAACAGAGACTACCACTTTCACTGATTGTGTCAACTGTCTGATAGCATTTATGAACACCAGATTCAACAAGGATATTAGTCTCAATGCAATAGCATTTCTTCGATTCTGTGCTCTGAAACTAGCCGAGGGGCGGCTTATATCTTCTCtgaaaaacaaggacaaggaaaaaTTTGTAAAACCTGGTGTTCCACTTGCTTCTGGATGTAATGGAGACATAGACAGCCCAAAATTCACTGACAAAGATGACCATTTGTCTTTCTGGTCCCCTTTATTAGCAG GATTTTCTAAACTCACATTTGATCCCAGACCAGATATTAGGAAAAGTGCATTGCAAACTCTTTTTGACACGCTTCAACATCACGGGCATCTATTCTCTCCTGCTCTTTGGGAACGGGTGTTTGAATCGGTTCTTTTCCCTTTATTTTTCTATGTTCCACATGACTCAAGTCCTGTATCAAGTAGCTTACGATCAAATGATCTAGAAAGTAAATATACTGATCTTAATGAAGATGATTGGATTTCTGACACATTTACATTGGCACTGCAACTCGTTGTGGACCTCTTTGTCAAGTTCTACCCTCTGGTGAATCTGTTACTTGGGAACATGTTGAAGCATCTTACTACTATTATAAAGCGGCCCATTCAAAACTTGGCTGGCATTGGTGTATCTGCTTTTATTCGTTTGATGAATAATGCTGGTACTCTCTTTTCAGATGATGAATGGCAACAGGTTTTATCATTTTTGAAAACAACGGCTGAAGAAACAGTTCCAGAATTTGCTCAGATTGTTTACATCATGGCTGACATTGAGACATCAGACAGTGCAGAAGAGGATCCTACAAAGTCTAGCAATCCCGTCTTTGTCAATGGTACAATTTCTACTCAAGAAGCTGAAAATAGGGATGAAAACAGATTAAGACTTGCTGTCTCTGATGCAAAATGTCGTACAGCAGTACAACTCCTCCTAATCCAG GTTATTATGGAAATACATAATAGGCATGGGGAACGGCTCTCAGCAGCAAACACTATTGCGCTTCTAGACATACCCTATTCTATTGCAGTTCACGCACATAATGTGAACAGTGACTATCCTTTGCGCTTGAAGGTTCAGGAAGTTAACTCAATAACCCAGATGCCAGATCCTCCTTTACTTAGTCTGGAGAGTGAATCCTACCAAGCATTCCTTAAATTGCTGCAGAATGTGGCACATGATAAACCTATTCTTGCAAAAGAAATTGAAGTAGAATCCCGTCTTGTACAATTGTGTGAAGATGTTTTGCAGGTTTACATAAATGCAGCAACACCTGAACCCTTTTCTGGATCATATGATGATCTTGCAAAAGCACACAGGATTATTCCTCTGCATTCTGCAAGGAGGAGCGAATTGGCTTCTCGAGCTCCATTAGTTGTGGCAACTTTGCAAGCTATTAGTCAGTTGAAGATTGCTACATTCAAGAGATATCTGTCTCGACTTTTTCCACTTTTATCAAGCCTAATCAGCTGTGAGCACGGTACAGGAGAAGTGCAGCTGGCATTAAGTAACATACTCAGTTCATGCATAGGTCAAATTTTGTTGCAGGCTTGA